One genomic segment of Bacteroides caccae includes these proteins:
- a CDS encoding putative porin, with protein sequence MRRILLLYILLSVVGLTTVHAQFNPGRQQIDENGYDQYGNQVDPAMIPDRLDSANVEVKGLPPTLYMWRIKNQLGDRTIIPADTAYHHFQNTNLTEGITGHYNYLANMGSPRMSRIFFDRRYPEPTIFMEPFSSFFVRPTEFNFTNSNVPYTNLTYHKAGNKVNGEERFKSYFSVNVNKKLAFGFNIDYLYGRGYYNNQNTAYFNAAVFGSYIGDRYQVQGIYSNNYLKTNENGGITDDRYITAPEEMAEGRREYESTNIPTVLSETTNRNHDFYVFLTQRYNLGFKRDIPQAENDTTPAKQEFVPVTSFIHTIQVERARHGFNSYDEVADGYYQNTYFDKDNKAFVRDSTTYVGIKNTIGIALLEGFNKYAKAGLTAFASYKISKYTLMNKDGGPLPDKYNENEIFVGGELSKREGNILHYHAIGEVGLAGKAIGQFNVKGDIDLNFPLWKDTVSLIARGEVSNQLAPFYMRHYHSKHFMWDNDMDKEFRTRIEGELSIARWKTRLRAGVENIKNYTYFNQQATPEQKSGSLQVLSASLNQDFKLGIFHLDNEVTWQKSSDQTVLPLPDLSLYHNFYMQFKLAKKVLSVQLGADVRYFTKYNAPAYMPAIQNFYLQPEEGKVEIGGYPIVNVYANLHLKRTRFYVMMYHVNQGISRPDYFLSPHYPINPRVLKFGLSWNFYD encoded by the coding sequence ATGAGACGAATCTTACTATTATATATATTACTTTCCGTTGTAGGGCTGACAACTGTCCATGCACAGTTTAATCCCGGTCGTCAACAAATCGACGAAAACGGATATGACCAATACGGTAACCAGGTAGACCCTGCAATGATTCCGGACAGACTGGATAGTGCAAACGTTGAAGTAAAGGGATTACCACCTACCTTATATATGTGGCGGATCAAAAACCAGCTGGGCGACCGGACGATAATCCCTGCCGACACCGCCTATCACCACTTTCAGAACACGAATCTCACGGAAGGAATCACCGGACATTACAATTATCTCGCCAATATGGGGTCGCCCCGTATGTCACGCATCTTCTTTGACCGCCGTTATCCGGAGCCGACCATTTTCATGGAACCTTTTTCCAGTTTCTTTGTCCGTCCCACAGAATTTAATTTTACGAACAGTAACGTTCCCTATACCAATCTGACGTATCATAAAGCCGGTAATAAGGTAAATGGAGAAGAACGTTTCAAATCCTACTTCTCTGTAAACGTAAACAAGAAGTTGGCCTTCGGTTTCAACATTGATTATTTATACGGACGGGGATACTACAACAATCAGAATACTGCATACTTTAACGCTGCAGTTTTCGGCAGCTATATCGGAGACAGATATCAGGTGCAAGGAATATACAGTAACAACTATCTGAAGACTAATGAAAACGGAGGTATCACCGATGACAGATATATCACCGCTCCGGAGGAAATGGCCGAAGGACGAAGGGAATACGAATCAACCAACATTCCTACTGTATTGAGCGAAACAACCAACCGTAATCATGACTTTTATGTATTCCTGACTCAACGTTATAATCTAGGATTCAAACGTGACATTCCGCAGGCGGAAAACGACACGACTCCCGCCAAACAGGAGTTTGTACCGGTGACGAGCTTTATACACACCATTCAGGTAGAACGGGCACGCCATGGCTTCAATTCTTATGACGAAGTAGCGGACGGATATTATCAGAACACATATTTTGATAAGGACAATAAAGCGTTCGTAAGAGACAGTACTACTTATGTAGGAATCAAGAATACAATCGGCATCGCTTTACTGGAAGGTTTCAACAAATATGCAAAAGCCGGATTGACCGCATTCGCTTCTTACAAAATCAGTAAATATACGCTGATGAATAAGGACGGAGGACCATTACCCGACAAATACAATGAAAACGAGATATTCGTCGGAGGAGAGTTATCCAAACGGGAAGGGAATATTCTTCACTATCACGCAATCGGTGAAGTGGGACTTGCAGGAAAAGCAATCGGACAGTTCAATGTAAAAGGAGATATAGACCTGAATTTCCCGTTATGGAAAGATACCGTCAGCCTTATTGCCCGCGGTGAGGTCAGCAACCAGCTTGCACCTTTCTATATGCGTCATTACCATTCCAAACATTTCATGTGGGATAATGATATGGATAAGGAGTTCCGTACACGTATCGAAGGGGAACTAAGTATTGCACGCTGGAAAACCCGGCTAAGAGCGGGAGTAGAAAACATCAAGAACTATACGTATTTCAACCAACAGGCAACGCCCGAACAGAAAAGCGGAAGCCTTCAAGTATTATCGGCAAGCCTCAACCAGGACTTCAAGCTCGGAATCTTCCATTTAGATAATGAAGTAACCTGGCAGAAATCCAGTGACCAGACTGTGCTGCCCTTGCCCGATCTTTCTTTGTATCATAACTTTTATATGCAGTTTAAATTAGCAAAGAAAGTGCTTAGCGTGCAATTAGGTGCCGACGTGCGATATTTCACGAAATACAATGCACCCGCCTATATGCCGGCTATCCAAAATTTCTACCTGCAACCGGAAGAAGGCAAAGTTGAGATAGGCGGTTATCCGATTGTGAATGTCTATGCAAACCTGCATCTGAAACGTACACGTTTCTATGTGATGATGTATCACGTGAACCAAGGAATAAGCAGACCTGATTATTTTCTGTCTCCTCACTATCCTATCAATCCACGCGTCCTGAAATTCGGACTTTCATGGAATTTCTATGATTAA
- a CDS encoding nucleoside deaminase, translating to MTKEELMRKAIELSKENVENGGGPFGAVIATKEGVIVATGVNRVTTSCDPTAHAEVSAIRAAAAKLGTFDLSGYEIYTSCEPCPMCLGAIYWARLDKMYYGNNKTDAKNIGFDDSFIYDELELKPEDRKLPSEILLPNEAITAFEAWAAKEDKIEY from the coding sequence ATGACTAAAGAAGAACTAATGCGGAAAGCAATAGAGCTTTCAAAAGAAAATGTCGAAAATGGTGGAGGCCCTTTCGGTGCTGTTATCGCCACCAAAGAAGGAGTGATCGTCGCTACCGGTGTAAACCGCGTCACAACGTCTTGTGATCCTACTGCACATGCCGAAGTTAGTGCAATACGTGCCGCAGCCGCCAAACTGGGAACATTTGATCTTAGCGGATATGAGATATACACCTCCTGCGAACCTTGTCCCATGTGCTTGGGTGCTATTTATTGGGCACGACTGGACAAGATGTACTACGGTAACAACAAAACCGACGCCAAAAATATCGGTTTTGACGATTCTTTTATCTACGACGAACTGGAACTGAAACCAGAAGACAGAAAACTTCCCTCCGAAATTTTACTACCCAATGAAGCTATTACCGCCTTTGAGGCTTGGGCAGCCAAAGAGGATAAAATAGAATATTAG
- a CDS encoding Gfo/Idh/MocA family protein, with translation MSEKIIKWGFIGCGEVTKTKSGPAFQKVEHSEVVAVMSRDGAKAKAYAKERGIKKWYDDAQELIDDPEVNAIYIATPPSSHATYAIMAMKAGKPAYIEKPMAQTYEECTRINRISQETGIPCFVAYYRRYLPYFQKVKELVENGSIGNVINVQIRFAQPPRDLDYNRENLPWRVQADIAGGGYFYDLAPHQIDLLQDMFGCILEANGYKSNRGGLYPAEDTLSACFQFDNGLVGSGSWCFVAHDSAREDRIEIIGDKGMICFSVFTYEPIGLHTERGREEICIGNPEHVQQPLIQAVVDHLLGKSICSCDGESATLTNWVMDKILGKL, from the coding sequence ATGAGTGAAAAGATAATTAAATGGGGATTCATCGGTTGCGGCGAAGTCACCAAAACGAAAAGTGGTCCTGCTTTCCAAAAAGTAGAACATTCGGAAGTCGTAGCTGTAATGAGTCGCGACGGTGCAAAGGCAAAAGCCTATGCCAAAGAAAGAGGTATCAAGAAATGGTATGACGACGCACAGGAACTGATAGACGATCCGGAAGTAAATGCTATATATATCGCCACTCCTCCTTCTTCTCATGCTACTTATGCTATTATGGCAATGAAAGCAGGTAAGCCTGCATACATTGAAAAGCCAATGGCACAGACATACGAAGAGTGTACCCGTATCAACCGTATTTCGCAAGAAACAGGCATTCCTTGTTTCGTTGCTTACTACCGACGTTATCTCCCGTACTTCCAAAAAGTAAAAGAGCTTGTAGAAAACGGTTCTATCGGTAACGTTATCAATGTACAGATACGTTTCGCACAGCCACCACGCGACCTGGACTATAACCGTGAAAATCTTCCCTGGCGTGTACAAGCGGACATTGCCGGAGGCGGTTACTTCTACGATCTTGCCCCGCATCAGATAGATTTATTGCAGGATATGTTCGGTTGCATTCTCGAAGCAAATGGTTACAAGAGCAACCGCGGAGGACTTTATCCCGCCGAAGATACCTTAAGTGCCTGTTTCCAGTTCGACAACGGATTGGTAGGTAGCGGTTCCTGGTGTTTCGTAGCGCACGACTCGGCCCGCGAGGATCGTATAGAAATCATCGGAGACAAAGGAATGATTTGTTTTTCTGTCTTCACCTACGAACCTATCGGACTGCATACCGAACGCGGACGCGAAGAAATCTGTATCGGTAACCCGGAACATGTACAACAGCCTCTTATCCAAGCGGTGGTAGACCATCTATTAGGTAAATCCATCTGTTCCTGCGACGGTGAAAGTGCCACACTGACCAACTGGGTTATGGACAAGATTCTCGGAAAGCTTTAA
- a CDS encoding transporter substrate-binding domain-containing protein: METRPKLRLFRYLVPVIIILALIFTFRYCGKQEKPLGHPRDYAAIAKEGILRVATEYNSISFYVDGDTISGFHYELIQAFARDKRLKAEITPVMSFEERLKGLSEGRYDVIAYGILATSKLKDSLLLTSPIVLNKQVLVQRKENGENDSLYIRNQLDLARRTLHVVKGSPSILRIQNLGNEIGDTIYIKEIEKYGPEQLISLVAHGDIDYAVCDESIARAVADSLSQIDINTAISFTQFYSWAVSKQSPVLLDSLNTWLDKFQKKSEYQKIYKKYYNQ; encoded by the coding sequence ATGGAGACACGCCCGAAACTGAGACTATTCAGATATTTAGTGCCTGTTATCATTATATTGGCACTTATTTTCACTTTCCGATATTGCGGAAAACAAGAAAAACCCTTAGGGCATCCGCGTGATTATGCCGCCATTGCCAAAGAAGGAATACTACGTGTAGCTACCGAATACAACTCAATCAGTTTTTATGTGGACGGTGACACTATCTCCGGCTTCCATTATGAACTGATACAGGCCTTTGCCCGTGATAAAAGACTGAAAGCAGAAATCACCCCAGTCATGAGTTTCGAAGAACGGCTGAAAGGACTGAGTGAAGGGCGTTATGATGTTATTGCTTATGGAATATTGGCGACTAGCAAATTAAAAGATTCCCTGCTTCTCACCTCTCCCATTGTCCTCAACAAACAAGTCCTGGTTCAACGCAAAGAGAATGGAGAAAACGATTCACTTTATATCCGTAACCAACTGGATTTAGCCCGGCGGACACTTCATGTCGTAAAAGGTTCGCCTTCTATCTTGCGTATTCAGAACTTAGGAAATGAAATCGGAGACACCATTTACATAAAAGAAATAGAAAAATATGGCCCCGAACAATTGATTTCACTAGTAGCACACGGAGACATTGACTATGCAGTTTGTGACGAAAGCATTGCACGGGCAGTAGCGGATTCCTTGTCGCAGATTGATATCAATACGGCTATCAGCTTTACACAGTTCTACTCATGGGCAGTCAGTAAGCAATCCCCCGTTTTACTCGATAGTTTGAATACGTGGCTGGATAAGTTCCAAAAGAAATCAGAATATCAAAAGATTTATAAAAAATACTATAATCAATAA